Proteins from a genomic interval of Rubinisphaera italica:
- the rplN gene encoding 50S ribosomal protein L14: MIQMQTVVEVADNTGAKIARCIRVLGGTGRRTAKIGDVIIVSIQKTLPGSPVKKGQVARAVIVRTRQKTRRDDGSYVRFDKNAVVLVDKDGNPRGTRIFGAVARELREARFMKIVSLARDVF; the protein is encoded by the coding sequence ATGATTCAGATGCAAACCGTTGTGGAAGTCGCTGATAATACCGGTGCAAAAATTGCCCGTTGTATTCGCGTCTTAGGTGGCACAGGCCGACGTACTGCTAAAATTGGTGATGTGATCATCGTCAGTATTCAAAAGACACTGCCCGGTAGCCCTGTCAAAAAAGGCCAGGTTGCCCGAGCAGTTATTGTCCGAACACGACAGAAAACTCGCCGTGATGATGGCAGTTATGTTCGTTTCGATAAAAATGCAGTCGTTCTTGTTGACAAGGATGGCAATCCACGAGGCACTCGTATCTTCGGAGCAGTTGCTCGTGAGTTGCGGGAAGCTCGTTTTATGAAAATTGTTTCCCTGGCTCGAGACGTATTTTAG
- the rpsQ gene encoding 30S ribosomal protein S17, whose translation MKKKLIGIVASDKMNKTRRVEVKRLFQHPRYGKIVSRKTVCHVHDENNESKEGDKVEIIESRPLSRLKRWDLVRIVEVMTDPMAARIDDPVTAENVSDE comes from the coding sequence ATGAAGAAGAAACTGATCGGCATTGTTGCCAGTGACAAAATGAACAAGACGCGCCGCGTCGAAGTGAAACGACTGTTTCAGCATCCACGATATGGCAAAATTGTCAGTCGAAAGACAGTCTGTCATGTTCACGATGAGAACAACGAATCTAAAGAAGGGGATAAGGTTGAGATTATTGAATCTCGCCCTCTCTCCCGCTTGAAGCGTTGGGATCTGGTGCGGATTGTTGAAGTCATGACTGATCCCATGGCTGCTCGTATTGATGATCCCGTAACTGCGGAAAATGTGTCGGACGAGTAA
- the rpmC gene encoding 50S ribosomal protein L29: MSKASELREQNDEQLGFSLKETQKEFFQLQFKAVTEKLDTPSRKKELRREIARIKTIQNERLAAVESSDS; this comes from the coding sequence ATGTCAAAAGCTTCTGAATTACGCGAACAGAACGATGAGCAATTAGGCTTTTCGTTGAAAGAAACGCAGAAAGAGTTTTTTCAATTACAGTTTAAGGCTGTAACTGAGAAGCTCGATACTCCTAGCCGTAAAAAAGAGTTACGCCGTGAGATTGCACGGATCAAAACGATTCAAAACGAGCGACTCGCTGCAGTCGAATCAAGTGATTCATAA
- the rplP gene encoding 50S ribosomal protein L16, with product MALMPKRVKHRKSQRGRIKGNATRGNTLAFGDWGLQSLEPGTITGKTIEACRIAAMQYIRGEGKLYIRVFPHKPVTARPLETRMGKGKGEPDRWVAVIKPGTVLFEIAGASHDAARDCFARVAHKLPMKVRLLQRTHGTH from the coding sequence ATGGCGCTGATGCCCAAGCGGGTCAAGCATCGAAAAAGCCAAAGAGGTCGCATAAAAGGTAATGCGACTCGCGGCAATACACTGGCATTCGGTGACTGGGGATTACAGTCACTTGAGCCAGGGACGATCACCGGAAAAACAATTGAAGCGTGCCGAATTGCGGCTATGCAGTACATTCGCGGTGAAGGAAAGCTCTACATTCGAGTCTTCCCTCACAAGCCAGTCACCGCCCGCCCACTCGAAACGCGAATGGGTAAGGGTAAAGGGGAACCGGATCGCTGGGTTGCTGTGATTAAGCCAGGTACGGTTTTATTTGAAATTGCAGGAGCATCTCACGATGCTGCCCGAGACTGTTTTGCACGTGTTGCACATAAACTGCCAATGAAGGTTCGTTTATTGCAGCGTACGCATGGAACACATTAA
- the rpsC gene encoding 30S ribosomal protein S3, whose translation MGQKTRPTGFRVGIVEDWRSRWYASKREFGTLLVEDVKIRNFVKTRYGFAGIAKVEIERTRDHVNVNLHSARPGVIIGRKGQEIDRLKAELEELTGRRMEIKIVEVNNASKSAILVAEDIAQQLQKRGSFRRALKRQLDQVMEAGAYGVKIELAGRLGGAEMSRKEKGIRGSIPLSTLQRHVDYGHTTAKTAQGIIGIKVWVDRGNYSDEESNNGADAQAGQASKKPKRSHKR comes from the coding sequence ATGGGACAAAAAACACGGCCAACAGGATTTCGAGTCGGTATTGTGGAAGACTGGCGTAGTCGCTGGTATGCTTCCAAGCGAGAATTCGGTACTCTGCTGGTGGAAGATGTTAAAATTCGCAACTTTGTGAAAACCCGCTATGGATTTGCCGGGATCGCAAAGGTTGAAATTGAACGTACACGAGATCATGTGAACGTCAATCTGCACTCGGCTCGGCCAGGTGTAATCATTGGGCGTAAAGGCCAGGAAATCGATCGCCTTAAGGCGGAGCTCGAAGAGTTGACCGGTCGCCGGATGGAAATCAAGATTGTCGAAGTGAATAATGCCTCCAAGAGCGCCATCCTCGTTGCAGAAGATATTGCTCAGCAATTGCAAAAGCGAGGAAGCTTCCGCAGAGCCCTCAAGCGTCAGCTTGATCAGGTGATGGAAGCAGGAGCTTACGGAGTAAAAATCGAACTAGCTGGTCGCTTGGGCGGCGCAGAAATGTCACGTAAGGAAAAAGGAATCCGCGGATCGATTCCACTTTCCACTCTCCAGCGGCACGTTGATTACGGTCATACGACTGCTAAGACTGCCCAGGGGATTATTGGCATTAAGGTATGGGTTGACCGCGGTAACTATTCAGACGAGGAGTCTAACAATGGCGCTGATGCCCAAGCGGGTCAAGCATCGAAAAAGCCAAAGAGGTCGCATAAAAGGTAA
- the rplV gene encoding 50S ribosomal protein L22 produces MSKVKASHMYARISPTKVRHFTALVKGMTASQGLEQLRFLPNRGAKMLEKVLQSAVANAEDRGARSPATLKITEARVDMGPSFKRVWPRGRGRADMLQKKFAHIHVALDAPELS; encoded by the coding sequence ATGTCTAAAGTCAAAGCATCACATATGTACGCTCGGATCTCGCCGACCAAGGTCCGACATTTTACGGCCTTAGTCAAAGGGATGACGGCTAGCCAGGGTTTGGAGCAACTGCGTTTCCTTCCGAATCGTGGCGCTAAAATGCTGGAAAAAGTCCTGCAGAGTGCTGTCGCCAACGCAGAAGATCGTGGGGCACGCAGCCCGGCTACTTTGAAGATTACAGAAGCTCGTGTCGATATGGGGCCTAGTTTTAAGCGAGTCTGGCCTCGTGGTCGCGGTCGGGCAGATATGTTGCAGAAGAAGTTTGCCCACATTCATGTGGCATTGGATGCACCTGAATTATCATAA
- the rpsS gene encoding 30S ribosomal protein S19: MGRSLKKGPYVDHNLLDKIARLDEAGKKTPIKTWARNSTIAPEFIGHTFLVHNGRAHLNVYVTEEMVGHKLGEFSLTRTFRGHGAKGKR; this comes from the coding sequence ATGGGGCGTTCCCTCAAAAAGGGTCCTTATGTGGATCATAACCTGTTGGACAAAATTGCACGTCTGGATGAGGCCGGCAAGAAGACGCCGATCAAAACCTGGGCGCGTAATTCAACGATTGCTCCCGAGTTTATCGGTCATACTTTTCTCGTCCATAATGGTCGTGCCCATCTGAATGTCTATGTGACAGAAGAGATGGTTGGTCACAAATTGGGTGAGTTTTCATTGACGCGAACGTTCCGAGGCCATGGGGCTAAGGGTAAGCGATAA
- the rplB gene encoding 50S ribosomal protein L2 yields the protein MGIRQYKPTSPGRRNASVSDFADITDKKKKPEKSLLKRLKKHSGRNNQGKITVRHRGGGHRKMYRVIDFKRRTDGVTAEVISVEYDPNRTCRIALLQYEGGEKAYILAPVGLKAGDKLENGPKADPKMGNCLPLANIPAGSEIHAIEMQPGRGAQLCRSAGGVAVMNATEGGWAQITLPSGEVRRLPSSCRATIGQLGNTEHSKVRLGKAGRKRWKGRRPHVRGTVMNPVAHPMGGGEGRNSGGRHPCSPTGKLAKGGRTRKRKKASTKAIIRRRKSRRYGQLK from the coding sequence ATGGGTATTCGACAATATAAACCGACAAGTCCAGGCCGCCGAAATGCGTCCGTTAGTGACTTTGCGGATATTACGGACAAAAAGAAGAAGCCAGAGAAGTCTCTGCTCAAGCGGCTGAAAAAGCACTCGGGTCGAAACAATCAGGGCAAAATTACAGTTCGTCACCGTGGTGGCGGGCATCGTAAGATGTATCGTGTGATTGACTTCAAGCGACGCACTGATGGTGTGACTGCTGAAGTGATTTCAGTCGAGTATGATCCCAATCGAACCTGCCGTATTGCGTTATTGCAGTATGAGGGCGGAGAAAAGGCATATATTCTGGCTCCTGTTGGCCTTAAGGCTGGTGATAAGCTGGAAAACGGCCCAAAGGCTGATCCTAAGATGGGAAACTGTCTGCCATTGGCAAACATTCCTGCGGGTTCAGAAATTCATGCTATCGAGATGCAGCCAGGTCGCGGGGCACAATTATGCCGAAGTGCTGGTGGTGTTGCGGTGATGAATGCGACTGAAGGCGGATGGGCACAGATTACTTTGCCATCCGGTGAAGTTCGTCGCTTACCAAGTTCCTGCCGTGCAACAATTGGTCAACTTGGCAATACAGAGCACAGTAAGGTCAGGTTGGGGAAAGCTGGTCGTAAGCGTTGGAAGGGGCGTCGTCCTCATGTTCGCGGTACGGTCATGAATCCAGTTGCTCACCCGATGGGTGGTGGTGAAGGTCGAAACTCTGGAGGACGTCATCCTTGTAGTCCAACTGGAAAGTTGGCAAAGGGAGGTCGTACCAGGAAGCGTAAAAAGGCATCAACGAAGGCGATTATTCGTCGGCGTAAGTCAAGACGTTATGGTCAGCTGAAGTAA
- the rplW gene encoding 50S ribosomal protein L23 → MSVESGSGLNLEPYQIVLKPLVTEKSTHFAERDNVYAFKVHAQSNKTQIRKAVESLWDVKVTKVRTQNRKGKPRRTKSGMVHTQNWKKAIVELDSEHRISFF, encoded by the coding sequence ATGTCTGTGGAGTCAGGTTCGGGCTTGAATCTCGAGCCCTATCAGATTGTTCTCAAGCCGTTGGTGACGGAAAAAAGTACGCACTTTGCGGAGCGAGACAATGTCTACGCCTTCAAGGTTCATGCACAGTCCAATAAAACTCAGATCCGCAAGGCGGTTGAGTCGCTTTGGGATGTTAAAGTGACTAAGGTTCGAACTCAGAATCGTAAGGGCAAGCCTCGTCGAACAAAATCGGGGATGGTTCATACGCAAAACTGGAAGAAGGCGATTGTTGAGCTCGATTCAGAGCATCGAATTTCTTTCTTCTAG
- the rplD gene encoding 50S ribosomal protein L4: MISLPIYNQQGSEVGTYEFDPAELAAGVNKQLLHDVVVMYEANRRVGTSATKSRGMVSGSTKKMYRQKGTGNARAGSKRSPIRRGGGHTFAKTTRDWSYRLPKKAIRLATRMALLSKFEDEQVRLVDDIQFDSPKTKSVVTMLSGLGLDPSKTLVTTQDYNVNFWKSARNIAGLRVSPAAGLNAYDLLHQRMLVVTKSALDSLRSVESEK, translated from the coding sequence ATGATTTCATTACCAATTTATAATCAGCAAGGTTCAGAGGTTGGGACTTACGAGTTCGATCCTGCAGAGCTTGCTGCCGGTGTGAATAAGCAATTGCTTCACGATGTTGTCGTGATGTATGAGGCAAATCGCCGCGTCGGAACTTCCGCTACGAAATCTCGCGGGATGGTCAGCGGCTCGACGAAGAAAATGTATCGCCAGAAGGGGACTGGTAATGCCCGTGCGGGTAGCAAGCGGTCTCCAATTCGGCGAGGTGGTGGGCACACATTTGCCAAGACAACTCGCGACTGGAGCTATCGTCTTCCTAAGAAGGCGATACGTCTGGCGACTCGAATGGCACTGTTGAGTAAATTTGAAGACGAGCAGGTTCGTCTGGTTGATGATATTCAGTTTGATTCTCCGAAGACGAAGTCGGTCGTGACGATGCTCTCCGGATTAGGTCTGGATCCATCGAAAACACTTGTGACGACACAGGATTACAATGTGAATTTCTGGAAGTCGGCTCGGAATATTGCTGGTCTTCGGGTCAGTCCGGCTGCGGGGTTGAATGCCTATGATTTGCTGCATCAGCGTATGTTGGTGGTGACGAAGTCGGCGTTGGATTCCTTGCGAAGTGTAGAGTCAGAGAAGTAG
- the rplC gene encoding 50S ribosomal protein L3, whose amino-acid sequence MPVGLLGRKIGMTQVYIEAGVVVPVTVLELGPCPVMQVRTVERDGYEAVQLGFGDKPRRLATKAERGHVAEINSKRRRSRTEAGVELLAKADCEPQRYVREFRTEGEDHGLDVGQVLTVSHFAEISHVDVIGTSKGRGTAGVMKRHNFAGQRATHGVKKVHRHGGSIGQSADPSRVLKGTKMAGQYGNCQITMRNLKVVRVIEEEGLLLVKGAVPGVTGGYVIVRQTNKMG is encoded by the coding sequence ATGCCAGTAGGGCTGCTCGGACGAAAAATCGGAATGACTCAGGTCTATATAGAGGCTGGCGTGGTTGTGCCTGTCACTGTGTTGGAGTTGGGTCCATGTCCTGTGATGCAGGTTCGTACTGTTGAGCGGGATGGTTATGAGGCAGTGCAACTTGGCTTTGGCGATAAGCCTCGTCGCTTGGCGACGAAAGCTGAGCGTGGTCATGTTGCGGAGATTAACAGCAAGCGTCGTCGGTCTCGGACAGAGGCTGGTGTTGAGTTGTTGGCCAAGGCGGATTGCGAGCCTCAGCGGTATGTTCGCGAGTTTCGCACAGAGGGTGAAGATCACGGGTTGGATGTTGGTCAGGTTTTGACAGTATCTCATTTCGCAGAGATTTCGCACGTAGATGTCATTGGTACATCAAAGGGTCGCGGTACTGCGGGTGTGATGAAGCGTCATAACTTTGCTGGTCAGCGAGCTACTCACGGGGTGAAAAAGGTTCACCGTCATGGTGGGTCCATTGGTCAGAGTGCTGATCCAAGTCGAGTTCTTAAGGGGACGAAGATGGCTGGTCAGTATGGTAACTGCCAGATCACAATGCGAAATTTGAAAGTGGTTCGTGTTATTGAGGAAGAGGGCTTGCTGCTCGTTAAGGGTGCGGTGCCTGGTGTGACGGGCGGTTATGTGATTGTTCGCCAAACAAACAAGATGGGTTAA
- the rpsJ gene encoding 30S ribosomal protein S10 gives MSAGSQEKIRIRMEAYDHSVLDQSASDIVDTAKRTGAIVHGPIPLPTRIERYTVLRSPHIDKKSREQFEIRTHKRVIDIVQPTGKTIDALNKLSLPAGVDIKIKATA, from the coding sequence GTGTCCGCAGGATCTCAGGAAAAAATCCGTATTCGGATGGAGGCTTACGATCATTCAGTGCTGGATCAGTCCGCATCGGATATTGTAGATACAGCCAAGCGTACAGGTGCGATCGTTCACGGTCCAATTCCATTGCCAACGCGAATTGAGCGGTATACGGTCTTGCGTAGCCCGCACATCGATAAAAAGTCTCGTGAGCAGTTCGAGATTCGAACTCACAAGCGAGTGATTGATATCGTGCAGCCGACGGGTAAAACTATTGACGCTTTGAATAAGTTGTCGTTGCCTGCTGGCGTGGATATCAAGATTAAAGCGACTGCCTAG
- a CDS encoding DUF6807 domain-containing protein: MQSSRFQALQQPQSQVSFRVDGVEKIRWNFGTESRRPYFFPFCGPSNEPLTRMGHPGAPNHDHHQSIWFAHHKVQGIDFWSNNETAYIRQKEWLCYRDGADEAIMAVNLDWHDGHNPQPLMTQELVAGFRLHESGGTILELQSTFTPTSKELELGQTNFGFLAIRLAKTISAYFGNGLITDNQGRSGEPAIFGQSNQWVDYSGSVLTGLGKSRREIQEGITCINHQANPNSPPGWHVREDGWMGPSACREQSLLISQEKPLRLRYLLFGHAGLVDISVNNELADKFNRLPDWIVRRSSVKHQEWEVFR; this comes from the coding sequence ATGCAATCTTCAAGATTTCAGGCACTCCAGCAGCCGCAATCCCAAGTTTCGTTTCGTGTGGATGGGGTTGAGAAAATCCGCTGGAACTTTGGGACGGAATCGAGGCGACCATATTTCTTTCCATTCTGCGGTCCATCCAATGAGCCATTGACACGCATGGGGCATCCCGGTGCTCCGAATCACGATCATCATCAATCGATCTGGTTTGCCCATCATAAAGTTCAGGGAATTGACTTCTGGTCGAATAACGAAACCGCTTATATTCGCCAGAAAGAGTGGCTTTGCTATCGCGATGGAGCGGATGAAGCCATCATGGCGGTGAATCTCGACTGGCACGACGGGCATAATCCTCAGCCATTGATGACCCAGGAATTGGTGGCAGGATTTCGATTGCATGAGTCGGGTGGGACAATTCTCGAACTGCAATCGACATTCACCCCGACCTCAAAAGAATTGGAACTGGGGCAGACGAACTTCGGGTTTCTCGCCATCAGGCTGGCGAAAACCATCTCGGCTTACTTTGGGAATGGTTTAATCACGGATAATCAGGGCCGCTCAGGCGAGCCAGCCATATTTGGGCAGTCGAATCAGTGGGTCGACTATTCCGGGAGTGTTTTAACGGGACTCGGAAAAAGTCGTCGAGAAATTCAAGAAGGGATCACCTGTATCAATCATCAAGCCAATCCCAACTCGCCACCTGGCTGGCATGTTCGGGAAGATGGCTGGATGGGGCCATCGGCCTGTCGAGAGCAATCGTTACTCATTTCCCAGGAAAAGCCGTTACGGCTGAGATACTTGTTGTTCGGGCATGCCGGTCTGGTTGACATTTCCGTGAATAATGAATTGGCAGATAAATTTAATCGTCTTCCTGACTGGATTGTGAGGCGTTCGTCTGTTAAACATCAGGAATGGGAAGTGTTCCGTTAA
- a CDS encoding DUF6655 family protein, which yields MYRLFLLTLVCLTVGCTSTTTTNTARSAKEQMLVSNAVDQSLDKVDFTPFANRNVFLNDKYVDCVDKSYVISSIRHRLLRGGARLVPKEEEADLIVEARAGAIGTHSQEAYLGTPEVVLPGMLTLPEMRLIERNNQKGIAKIGLVAYDAKTRAPLGSGGMSLAESDDSNYFMLGIGPYQGGSINKEIKEGKKVLGGKKSQKIPQSVAFSSPPASNPVLEPAGTLHLASGQEEKKPEEKKSAQTTDAPAWAK from the coding sequence ATGTATCGATTATTTCTTCTCACTCTAGTCTGCCTGACAGTCGGCTGCACTTCAACGACGACGACAAATACCGCACGATCCGCTAAGGAGCAAATGCTGGTTTCAAATGCGGTCGATCAATCTCTGGACAAGGTCGATTTCACGCCGTTTGCAAACAGAAACGTCTTCCTGAACGACAAATACGTCGATTGTGTCGACAAAAGCTACGTCATTTCCTCAATTCGCCATCGATTATTACGCGGGGGAGCCCGACTGGTTCCTAAAGAGGAAGAAGCGGATCTGATTGTGGAAGCTCGAGCAGGAGCGATTGGTACGCATTCCCAGGAAGCCTATCTGGGAACTCCGGAAGTTGTTCTGCCTGGAATGCTTACCTTGCCGGAAATGCGTTTGATTGAGCGGAATAATCAAAAAGGGATCGCCAAAATTGGTCTGGTTGCCTACGACGCCAAAACGCGTGCTCCACTGGGATCGGGTGGAATGTCTCTCGCGGAATCTGACGACAGCAACTACTTCATGCTCGGAATTGGACCTTACCAGGGAGGCTCAATTAACAAGGAAATCAAAGAAGGAAAGAAGGTTCTGGGCGGGAAAAAATCTCAGAAAATCCCACAATCAGTCGCCTTCTCATCTCCACCTGCCAGCAATCCGGTTCTGGAACCTGCTGGAACACTGCATCTGGCTTCCGGTCAGGAAGAGAAAAAACCAGAGGAAAAGAAATCCGCTCAAACCACAGATGCACCAGCCTGGGCGAAATAG
- a CDS encoding YHYH protein, with amino-acid sequence MNFQYDQLFRVCLMCGGLFFRGVQAEAHDAPGQPAHTHLSGNSSASRVTMAEKGEYRIVTSNGLPDHQPGQFPRRGNPNRVSAQQYQFRMPLQPEQARTVTPVGMNRFGVALNGVPFDPGAAEFWNRDRRSGWQYEANSGKINLGLDEHHAHVQPDGGYHYHGLPTGLVEIREESSSHTDPILIGYAADGFPIYSSEGYRNPQDLSSGLKRMKSSYRVKSGQRPGGPGKSYDGTFVEDYEFVEGSGDLDECNGREGVTPEYPGGIYHYYVTEDFPFIPRYFRGTPDASFAKRGPPFPGGPGRRPPFPPPR; translated from the coding sequence ATGAATTTTCAATACGATCAGTTATTCAGAGTATGCCTGATGTGTGGTGGTCTGTTCTTCCGGGGAGTTCAGGCGGAGGCTCACGATGCTCCCGGTCAACCTGCTCACACGCATTTGTCAGGGAATTCCTCTGCCAGTCGGGTTACGATGGCTGAAAAAGGGGAATATCGAATTGTGACCAGCAATGGCTTGCCCGATCATCAACCGGGGCAGTTTCCGCGGCGGGGGAATCCCAATCGGGTTTCTGCGCAGCAGTATCAATTTCGAATGCCACTCCAACCTGAGCAGGCACGCACAGTCACGCCTGTGGGAATGAATCGATTTGGAGTTGCGCTGAATGGAGTCCCTTTTGACCCCGGGGCAGCGGAGTTCTGGAATCGGGATCGACGTTCTGGCTGGCAGTACGAAGCGAATTCCGGAAAAATCAATCTGGGACTCGATGAGCATCATGCCCACGTCCAGCCTGACGGGGGCTACCATTACCATGGTTTACCGACAGGGCTGGTGGAGATTCGAGAAGAAAGTTCGAGTCATACCGATCCCATCCTGATTGGCTATGCAGCCGATGGCTTCCCGATTTATAGCTCTGAGGGATACCGGAATCCTCAGGATCTGTCTTCGGGGTTAAAGAGAATGAAGTCGAGCTATCGTGTTAAATCGGGGCAACGGCCCGGTGGTCCTGGGAAATCTTACGATGGAACGTTCGTCGAAGACTACGAATTTGTTGAAGGGAGCGGCGATCTCGACGAATGCAATGGGCGGGAAGGTGTCACGCCGGAGTATCCAGGCGGAATTTATCACTATTACGTGACGGAGGATTTTCCGTTTATTCCACGGTATTTTCGAGGGACGCCCGATGCGAGCTTCGCGAAACGCGGCCCCCCATTTCCCGGCGGACCGGGGCGAAGACCTCCGTTTCCACCACCCAGGTGA
- a CDS encoding PIN/TRAM domain-containing protein has protein sequence MLLGIIRAVFICIAAGAFATFVSQTDGLPDVIQNHRFPTFFGLMAIAVGVIVVDVLIRRKRIEDLSALYFGLLIGVLLSYLLIQAVEPMFEQAFAAQGRGYYNMFTMVVVLTLPYFCISFLMQTKDDFRFIIPYVEFSRELKGGRPLVVDSHALIDGRIAELVETHVIDSQLLVPDFVLEDLQRIADSGDKVRRGRGRRGLDVLSRIQQHPHAEIRIHNTSTTRGKTKSSSHDQLLIDVAIAVSGRIVTNDVNINKIASVQNVDVVNLNDVSNALKPKYIPGEHVRIQLMKEGESYGQGVGYLDDGTMVVCEQGKDLVGQEVDVEVTSVLQNSAGRMIFGKPSGSETSTPSRITRSSKSSD, from the coding sequence ATGCTTTTGGGAATTATTCGAGCGGTTTTTATCTGCATCGCGGCTGGTGCCTTTGCGACTTTTGTCAGCCAGACGGATGGATTACCGGATGTCATTCAAAATCATCGCTTCCCCACATTCTTCGGCTTGATGGCCATCGCCGTCGGTGTGATTGTGGTCGATGTGCTAATTCGTCGAAAACGAATTGAAGACCTCTCCGCTCTTTACTTTGGCCTGCTGATTGGTGTTTTGCTCAGCTACTTATTGATCCAGGCCGTCGAACCGATGTTCGAGCAGGCCTTCGCCGCCCAAGGGCGTGGCTATTACAATATGTTTACGATGGTCGTCGTACTCACCCTCCCCTACTTCTGCATTTCATTCCTGATGCAGACCAAGGATGACTTCCGATTTATCATCCCGTATGTCGAGTTCTCTCGCGAACTCAAAGGGGGACGACCACTGGTTGTTGACAGTCATGCACTGATTGACGGTCGAATTGCAGAACTCGTCGAAACGCATGTCATCGACTCGCAACTGCTCGTACCTGATTTCGTTCTCGAAGATCTCCAGCGAATCGCGGACAGTGGCGACAAAGTCCGACGCGGCCGCGGACGGCGAGGGCTCGATGTACTCAGCCGTATCCAGCAACATCCTCATGCCGAGATCCGCATTCACAACACGAGCACAACTCGCGGAAAAACGAAATCGTCTTCGCACGATCAACTGCTCATCGATGTCGCAATTGCAGTCAGTGGCCGAATTGTGACGAACGACGTCAATATTAATAAAATTGCCAGCGTTCAGAATGTCGATGTTGTGAACCTGAACGATGTTTCCAATGCCCTCAAGCCAAAATACATCCCAGGCGAACATGTACGGATTCAGCTTATGAAAGAAGGGGAATCGTATGGTCAGGGGGTCGGGTATCTCGACGACGGCACGATGGTCGTTTGCGAACAGGGCAAGGATCTTGTTGGCCAGGAAGTCGATGTTGAAGTGACCAGCGTATTGCAAAACAGTGCGGGTCGCATGATTTTCGGAAAGCCCAGTGGCTCCGAAACTTCTACCCCCAGTCGAATAACCCGCTCGTCAAAATCTTCCGATTAA
- a CDS encoding DoxX family protein codes for MAAKQDLFTSFGLLILRVGAGGMMLTHGIPKLLTFAEKAKTFPDPLGIGSFMSLSGAVGAEVFCSGLVILGLFTPVAAIPLAFTMFIALFVIHGADAWAVKEKAAIYLVVFTTLIFTGGGRIALYPLFQSMFRKRKPKAEKE; via the coding sequence ATGGCTGCTAAACAGGACCTATTCACTTCATTCGGACTGTTAATCCTGCGTGTCGGAGCAGGAGGCATGATGCTGACTCACGGCATTCCGAAACTTCTGACCTTTGCGGAGAAGGCAAAAACCTTTCCCGATCCGCTGGGAATTGGCAGCTTTATGAGCCTCTCAGGAGCCGTCGGGGCTGAGGTCTTCTGTTCCGGACTGGTTATTCTGGGGCTGTTCACACCGGTAGCCGCGATCCCGCTGGCGTTTACGATGTTCATCGCTCTGTTTGTCATTCACGGTGCGGATGCCTGGGCAGTCAAAGAAAAAGCGGCGATTTATCTGGTGGTATTCACCACATTAATCTTCACTGGTGGTGGACGTATTGCACTCTATCCACTGTTCCAGTCGATGTTCCGCAAGCGCAAGCCGAAGGCGGAAAAGGAGTAA